In Calothrix sp. PCC 7507, one DNA window encodes the following:
- a CDS encoding chlorophyll a/b-binding protein, giving the protein MTDTTRIAAPVVENRNAWRWGFTPQAEVWNGRLAMIGFLAAALVEVLSGQGFLHFWGIL; this is encoded by the coding sequence ATGACAGACACAACAAGAATCGCCGCCCCCGTAGTTGAAAATCGTAACGCTTGGCGCTGGGGCTTTACCCCACAAGCAGAAGTTTGGAACGGCCGCTTGGCAATGATCGGCTTTTTAGCAGCCGCTTTAGTTGAAGTGTTATCTGGTCAAGGTTTTCTACACTTTTGGGGCATTCTATAA
- a CDS encoding sucrase ferredoxin, producing the protein MQTQNAQQIDLTDCRFCSIVSKANSEDPIGTAVTCDHWLIMEFKQPWKLEFFQQNSILKTLMTGFQQVVFQHGINLRPMLIAPDREYSIPNFTRIIYYYRPAQMFAQFEKQEYLVPEGETINLITAILNQSVNHPNDLPRFQQYQQQTNHIREILVCTHAQIDLACGRFGTPLYRRLRQKYAAVANGQLRVWQTSHFGGHQFAPTLADFPQGRLWGHLEPQVLDLLIQQNGSYSDLRKYYRGWSGLTKFEQIAEREIWMQLGWTWFDYLKAGEVVAQEEVDGKHEANWAEVRINFQAKDGSKSGIYEARIEVLGEVMSALNSTKPIQLEPIKQYRVSHLIKSAECGQD; encoded by the coding sequence ATGCAAACTCAAAATGCTCAACAAATTGACCTGACAGATTGTCGTTTTTGCTCAATAGTTTCCAAAGCCAACTCAGAAGACCCAATTGGGACAGCCGTAACTTGTGATCACTGGCTGATTATGGAATTTAAGCAACCTTGGAAGTTAGAATTTTTTCAGCAAAACTCAATACTGAAGACCCTGATGACTGGATTCCAACAAGTAGTTTTTCAGCATGGAATCAATCTCAGACCAATGTTAATTGCTCCTGATCGTGAATATTCTATCCCAAATTTTACCCGCATAATATATTACTATCGTCCTGCTCAAATGTTTGCCCAATTTGAGAAACAAGAATATCTTGTTCCCGAGGGGGAAACAATAAATTTAATTACAGCAATCCTCAATCAATCTGTCAATCACCCTAACGATTTACCAAGGTTCCAGCAATATCAGCAGCAAACTAACCATATTCGTGAAATATTGGTTTGTACTCATGCACAAATTGACCTTGCTTGTGGTCGGTTTGGCACACCTTTGTATCGTCGATTACGTCAGAAATATGCTGCAGTTGCCAACGGACAATTAAGAGTATGGCAAACCAGTCACTTTGGGGGTCATCAGTTTGCTCCAACTCTAGCTGACTTTCCTCAAGGACGGTTATGGGGACATTTAGAACCACAAGTGCTGGATTTACTGATTCAGCAAAATGGTTCTTACTCTGACTTGCGTAAATACTACCGGGGATGGTCGGGTTTGACTAAATTTGAGCAAATAGCTGAACGCGAAATCTGGATGCAATTAGGATGGACTTGGTTTGATTATTTAAAAGCTGGAGAAGTAGTTGCACAAGAAGAAGTTGATGGCAAGCATGAAGCTAATTGGGCTGAAGTACGTATTAATTTCCAAGCAAAAGATGGTAGTAAATCAGGTATCTATGAAGCTAGAATAGAAGTCCTAGGTGAGGTCATGAGTGCATTAAACTCAACAAAGCCGATACAACTAGAGCCGATCAAACAGTATCGTGTTAGCCATTTAATAAAGAGTGCTGAGTGTGGTCAAGATTAA
- a CDS encoding response regulator, which produces MKTVLIVEDDLINARVFSKILTKRGGLDVKHTENVEEVIKIAQAGEADLILMDVSLSRSVYQGKSVDGIKITQMLKSDPQTANLPVILVTAHAMEGDRENFLKQSGANGYISKPVVDHQQFVDQIMALIPKEEN; this is translated from the coding sequence ATGAAAACTGTTTTAATTGTCGAAGATGATCTGATTAATGCTCGCGTTTTTTCCAAGATTTTAACCAAGCGCGGTGGCTTAGATGTGAAACATACTGAAAATGTCGAAGAAGTAATAAAAATTGCTCAAGCAGGAGAAGCAGACTTAATTTTAATGGATGTTTCTCTGTCGCGGAGTGTTTATCAAGGTAAATCTGTTGATGGGATCAAAATTACACAAATGCTAAAATCTGACCCGCAAACAGCGAACTTACCTGTGATTCTCGTTACCGCCCACGCGATGGAAGGCGATCGCGAGAATTTTCTCAAGCAAAGTGGTGCTAATGGATATATATCAAAACCTGTTGTTGATCATCAACAGTTTGTTGACCAAATTATGGCACTGATACCCAAAGAAGAAAACTGA
- a CDS encoding MFS transporter, with protein sequence MTTKNLKKFTLIGSLYVSQYMPAFFLSQSLPVLLRQQGLSLEVIGLLPVVSLPMALKFLWSPVIDRYGFTRWGHYRFWIICFQFLIVGITVICAFLDIQKNLTSLLICMGLLFFAGASQDIATDALAISLLEPQERGLGNAIQGLGNALGGILAGGGFLILLSRWGWRNILLTIALIVVLAMIPIFLYQEKIIEDRAVNITNKQAASYNEKPLIEAGNMLLFPISYFKTFVNFCNLPGMWYWLLFLFLYIASNAMALIMFRPLLVDIGLSLEEIGWLLGIVSICTTMIGGLLAGVFINSLGRKRSLLLFGSFWVVARAAFLLPAFNITSLPILYLVIVVTSITSGLIAITTSTIMMDKSRKETAGSDYTFQNSIVYFAGTIAAAIGGLLARVIGYKGVFTVSMAIALISMILGTKLLLATDIQSIKKISA encoded by the coding sequence ATGACTACCAAGAACCTCAAGAAATTCACTTTAATCGGCAGCTTATATGTATCACAGTACATGCCCGCATTTTTTCTCTCTCAATCTCTACCTGTTTTACTGCGTCAGCAAGGTCTTTCTTTAGAGGTTATTGGTTTGCTTCCTGTTGTAAGTCTGCCAATGGCGCTGAAATTTCTTTGGTCACCTGTGATTGATCGTTATGGCTTTACTCGTTGGGGACATTATCGATTCTGGATTATCTGCTTTCAGTTTTTGATTGTGGGGATTACAGTTATTTGTGCTTTTTTGGATATCCAAAAAAACTTAACTAGCTTGCTCATTTGTATGGGGCTATTATTTTTTGCTGGAGCTAGTCAAGACATTGCAACAGATGCTCTGGCGATTAGTCTATTAGAACCACAAGAGCGAGGTTTAGGTAATGCCATACAAGGGCTAGGGAATGCTTTGGGAGGTATTCTTGCAGGTGGAGGATTTCTAATTCTGCTAAGTAGGTGGGGATGGAGGAATATCCTACTGACTATAGCATTGATTGTGGTTTTAGCAATGATTCCCATATTTTTATACCAAGAAAAAATCATAGAAGATAGAGCAGTAAATATCACAAATAAACAAGCCGCAAGTTACAATGAAAAACCATTAATTGAAGCAGGAAATATGCTTTTATTTCCTATTTCCTACTTCAAAACATTTGTCAACTTTTGCAATCTTCCTGGGATGTGGTATTGGTTGCTATTTTTATTCCTTTATATAGCAAGCAATGCTATGGCACTTATTATGTTTCGTCCTCTGTTAGTAGATATTGGCTTGTCTTTAGAGGAGATAGGGTGGTTACTAGGAATTGTGAGTATATGCACTACAATGATTGGTGGTTTGTTAGCAGGTGTTTTTATTAATTCTTTAGGGCGAAAGCGTAGTCTTTTGTTGTTTGGCTCATTCTGGGTTGTTGCTAGAGCTGCTTTTCTACTACCGGCGTTTAACATAACTAGTTTACCTATTCTTTATTTAGTAATAGTGGTTACTAGTATCACTAGTGGACTCATAGCCATCACTACGTCCACAATCATGATGGATAAAAGCCGGAAAGAAACGGCTGGATCTGACTATACTTTTCAAAATTCAATAGTTTACTTTGCGGGTACTATAGCTGCGGCCATCGGGGGTCTACTGGCAAGAGTGATTGGATACAAAGGAGTTTTCACAGTTAGCATGGCGATCGCACTGATCAGTATGATTTTAGGGACAAAATTACTGCTGGCAACTGATATTCAAAGTATTAAGAAAATATCTGCATAA
- a CDS encoding TetR/AcrR family transcriptional regulator — MARRPKITNQQILDAARQVFLQKGFGGSTLEIAQRAGISEASIFKRFATKEELFFAAMGIPDQPLWIKELDSLSGKGDIKQNLIQVCCQILEFYREIMPLLMMLRSRGNVLPEIVPKSEPKPIQDLKILTGFLEYEIKLGRLRPCEPKTVAHILLGSLMNYVFLEQMLPPVTMLTSESVATTSGSSGLSIDESTFIQSLVEIIWQGIAPIHLTP; from the coding sequence ATGGCTCGTAGACCCAAAATTACCAACCAGCAAATCTTAGATGCAGCACGTCAAGTCTTTCTCCAAAAAGGCTTTGGCGGCTCAACTCTAGAAATTGCTCAACGAGCTGGTATTTCTGAAGCATCAATTTTCAAGCGCTTTGCCACAAAAGAAGAGTTATTCTTTGCGGCAATGGGAATTCCAGATCAACCCTTATGGATTAAAGAACTGGATTCTCTTTCTGGCAAAGGGGATATCAAACAAAATCTCATTCAAGTCTGCTGCCAGATTTTGGAATTCTATCGTGAGATCATGCCATTATTAATGATGCTACGTTCACGAGGGAATGTTCTCCCAGAAATAGTCCCCAAATCAGAGCCGAAACCTATCCAGGATCTCAAAATCCTGACTGGTTTTTTGGAGTATGAAATTAAACTAGGGCGGCTGCGTCCTTGTGAACCTAAAACAGTTGCTCACATCCTACTAGGCTCGCTGATGAACTATGTTTTCTTAGAGCAGATGTTACCTCCAGTTACGATGCTCACATCGGAATCAGTCGCGACAACTAGTGGGTCATCAGGCTTATCCATAGACGAGTCAACCTTTATCCAAAGTCTTGTGGAAATTATCTGGCAGGGAATTGCACCAATTCACCTAACTCCGTAA
- a CDS encoding tetratricopeptide repeat protein yields the protein MPKHVRLISFLVICSLWSMPRAAQAQALIPHTLQLDAAKLEKQGLSLAQEAAQLGQFQQFELALPRARLASQLAPKNDKVWFLLGGLHLQTKDFDGAITALTKAQSLNPKNADVLFALGSANFQQKKYQVAIANYQAGLKLKPNDPEGLFDLGNAYYMLGKLPDAIAQYNKAVSQDKKFWPAINNIGLISYEQGDITGAIKQWQTAVTLDKQAAEPLLALAVALYTKGDRQQGLAMGEAALRIDQRYGDLNFLKENLWGGRLLADTKKFLEIPRIQAALQPKENSSGARQQPTQ from the coding sequence GTGCCTAAACATGTTCGATTAATTTCATTTCTCGTTATCTGTAGTTTGTGGAGCATGCCAAGAGCAGCTCAAGCACAAGCTCTGATACCCCATACACTGCAACTTGATGCAGCAAAGTTGGAGAAACAAGGGTTGAGCTTGGCGCAAGAGGCGGCTCAACTAGGTCAATTTCAGCAGTTTGAGTTGGCTTTGCCAAGAGCTAGGTTGGCTAGTCAATTAGCTCCCAAAAATGATAAAGTCTGGTTTTTGTTGGGTGGTTTGCATTTGCAAACGAAAGATTTTGACGGGGCGATTACCGCTCTGACAAAAGCACAATCGCTCAATCCTAAAAATGCGGACGTTCTATTTGCTTTGGGTTCGGCTAATTTTCAGCAAAAAAAATACCAGGTGGCGATCGCTAATTATCAAGCCGGTTTAAAATTAAAACCCAATGACCCAGAAGGGCTGTTTGATTTGGGAAATGCTTATTATATGCTGGGTAAATTGCCAGATGCGATCGCCCAATACAATAAAGCTGTCTCGCAAGATAAAAAGTTTTGGCCAGCGATTAACAACATTGGCTTAATCAGTTACGAGCAGGGTGATATCACCGGAGCCATCAAGCAGTGGCAAACTGCTGTGACACTGGATAAACAAGCGGCAGAACCTTTGTTAGCATTGGCAGTCGCATTGTACACCAAAGGCGATCGCCAACAAGGTTTAGCAATGGGAGAAGCCGCACTCCGTATTGATCAGCGCTATGGCGATTTAAATTTTCTCAAAGAAAATCTTTGGGGTGGACGCTTGCTGGCGGATACGAAAAAATTCTTAGAAATACCCCGTATTCAAGCAGCTCTACAACCAAAAGAAAACTCATCAGGTGCGAGACAACAACCTACTCAATAG
- a CDS encoding efflux RND transporter periplasmic adaptor subunit, whose product MTSNTSNPVDSSALVAEAKKKKGRNRWLSWLLALALLGGIGYVIYYQVAVVSRQEARRRVLTQPVERQNLAIAVSANGTVKPERSINLSPKNSGILKRLLVKEGDTVKEGQIVANMDDSNLRGQLISAQGSLAQAQANLQKAIAGNRPQDIGQAQAQLDEAEANLQKAIAGNRPQDIGQAQAQLQNTQAALNKAEDNFRRNQDLYNTGVISLQTLNQSRADRDAAQATVNVSKQALGLQKAGSRPEDIEQARAVVKQRQQALALLKAGSRQEDIEVARAQVTSARGTLQNTLAQINDTVIRAPFDGVVTKKYADPGAFVTPTTASSDVSSATSSSILSLASTNEVVANLAETNISKIKLGQKVTIQADAYPGKTFEGKVKQIAAQSVVSQNVTSFEVRLTLTDPERLLRSGMNVTADFQVGQLENVLVVPTASVVRRENATGVYVPGNNNRPRFIPIETGVTVNNFTEVKSGLTGTERVLLSFPPGSRPQSTPRGGVFPGLGGGGGGGGGRSGGGRSGGGGSP is encoded by the coding sequence ATGACAAGCAATACATCAAACCCTGTAGATTCATCGGCGTTGGTTGCAGAAGCCAAGAAAAAAAAAGGTAGGAATCGTTGGCTATCTTGGCTACTTGCCCTAGCCCTGTTGGGTGGAATTGGCTACGTAATTTATTATCAAGTAGCTGTGGTTTCCCGGCAGGAAGCAAGACGCCGAGTTTTAACACAGCCTGTAGAAAGGCAGAATTTAGCGATCGCAGTTTCTGCAAATGGTACGGTAAAACCCGAGAGGTCAATCAACCTCAGTCCTAAAAATTCCGGTATCCTCAAAAGACTGCTGGTTAAAGAAGGCGACACCGTTAAAGAAGGGCAGATTGTCGCTAACATGGATGATTCCAACCTGCGGGGACAACTCATTTCTGCTCAAGGCTCTTTAGCACAAGCACAAGCAAACTTGCAAAAAGCGATCGCTGGTAATCGCCCTCAAGATATTGGTCAAGCACAAGCACAACTCGATGAAGCCGAGGCGAATTTGCAAAAAGCGATCGCTGGTAATCGTCCCCAAGATATTGGCCAAGCACAAGCACAGTTACAAAACACTCAAGCCGCTCTCAATAAAGCAGAAGATAATTTCCGTCGCAATCAAGACCTATACAACACTGGCGTGATTTCCCTTCAGACTTTAAATCAAAGCCGTGCAGATCGTGATGCCGCCCAAGCTACAGTGAATGTGTCAAAACAAGCACTGGGGTTGCAAAAAGCCGGTTCACGCCCAGAAGACATCGAGCAAGCACGGGCTGTGGTGAAACAGAGACAGCAAGCCTTAGCACTCCTGAAAGCAGGATCGCGCCAAGAAGATATAGAGGTAGCCCGCGCCCAGGTGACATCAGCTCGTGGTACGTTACAAAACACCCTCGCCCAAATCAACGACACGGTAATTCGCGCCCCTTTTGATGGCGTGGTGACGAAGAAATACGCCGATCCAGGCGCTTTCGTGACCCCCACAACTGCCAGTAGTGACGTATCTTCTGCTACTTCGTCTTCAATTTTGTCCCTAGCTTCTACCAATGAAGTTGTGGCAAATTTAGCGGAAACAAATATTTCTAAAATCAAGCTTGGTCAAAAAGTCACAATTCAGGCAGATGCCTATCCAGGCAAAACCTTTGAAGGCAAAGTCAAGCAAATCGCCGCCCAATCTGTAGTTTCACAGAACGTTACCAGTTTTGAAGTGAGATTAACACTCACAGACCCAGAAAGGTTGCTGCGGTCTGGGATGAATGTGACAGCAGATTTCCAGGTAGGCCAATTAGAAAATGTTTTAGTAGTGCCGACAGCTTCCGTAGTGCGTCGAGAAAATGCTACAGGCGTGTATGTCCCCGGTAATAATAACAGACCGAGGTTTATTCCTATTGAGACTGGCGTAACTGTAAATAATTTTACCGAGGTTAAATCGGGATTGACAGGAACCGAGAGGGTATTGCTGAGTTTCCCACCAGGGTCAAGACCGCAATCAACACCTCGGGGTGGAGTGTTTCCTGGTCTAGGAGGAGGTGGCGGTGGCGGCGGTGGTCGTTCTGGAGGCGGTCGTTCTGGAGGCGGTGGTTCTCCTTAA
- a CDS encoding Spy/CpxP family protein refolding chaperone, with protein sequence MFFSRSVLLGILLLSFGSAVALAAPSFLFHPSIAQIPAQKPRAELGQVELIQALNLTPEQHRAIEANFNHNKEQMQRKQQALQQATEELRTLIEGTAITNQIREKHREIQELHFSLENMGFESMLAIREVLTLEQRQKFSELIQKQMRSFPDQSQEPNNGNHLQQQVEILSVSSTQLPQR encoded by the coding sequence ATGTTTTTTAGTCGTAGTGTGCTTTTAGGAATTCTCTTATTATCTTTTGGTAGTGCAGTTGCTTTGGCGGCTCCAAGTTTTCTGTTTCATCCATCAATTGCTCAAATTCCCGCTCAAAAACCCCGTGCTGAACTTGGTCAGGTAGAGCTAATTCAGGCTCTTAATCTGACACCAGAACAACATCGAGCAATTGAAGCCAATTTCAATCACAACAAAGAGCAAATGCAGCGAAAACAACAAGCACTGCAACAAGCAACAGAGGAATTACGTACACTAATAGAGGGAACAGCAATAACAAATCAAATCCGCGAGAAACATAGAGAAATTCAAGAGCTGCACTTTTCACTGGAGAATATGGGTTTTGAAAGTATGTTAGCAATTCGAGAAGTACTGACTTTGGAGCAGCGCCAGAAGTTTTCTGAATTGATCCAAAAGCAGATGCGAAGTTTTCCTGATCAATCTCAAGAGCCAAATAATGGGAATCACTTACAGCAGCAGGTGGAAATTCTTAGTGTGTCCTCTACTCAGTTACCACAACGCTAA
- the gyrA gene encoding DNA topoisomerase (ATP-hydrolyzing) subunit A: MAKQLNLLSTGEVITTALHTEMQRSYLEYAMSVIVGRALPDARDGLKPVHRRILYAMHELGLTPDRPYRKCARVVGDVLGKYHPHGDQSVYDALVRLVQDFSSRYPLLAGHGNFGSVDNDPPAAMRYTETRLAAIGHEGMLTEIGEETVEFIGNFDNSQQEPTVLPAQLPFLLLNGCSGIAVGMATNIPPHNLGELVDGLIALIDQPDLTDEKLFELIPGPDFPTGGEIVGDSGIREAYTTGKGSIVLRGVATLEEIPAARGSKRRTAIIITELPYQVNKAGWIEKVADLVNQSKLQGISDLRDESDREGMRVVIELKRDTNPQEVLQHLYHQTALQTNFGAILLALVDGQPRQLSLRQLLQEFLHFREHTLNRRYGYELGKAENRLHLVEGLLSALSNVDEVIEILRQSPDGSTAKITLCSRLELSEVQADAILAMPLRRLTGLELQNLQQEFEQLTEQITLLRRLLSDRKELLKALKKDLRSLKRKYNDSRRTKLAPSSTETRKQEYSTGRLQKESDEDNSQSQISNLKSSEPPEETVLEFTQRGYVRRSLPNAKKPKADNGLPDHDFLIQTELTDTEKDLLILTSGGKVYPVKVGDIPAATGRSPRRTPLITMLTNTAQVAQEAVVSRFLLPDNSPTTQMILLTKQGRIKRLSLEEFTNLTRRGVTIVKLKDDDELLFTQLTNIGEHLIVASSGGRLLRFPANDQDLPAMGRTAMGLQALRLRKYEQMVGCVTVSKDDQLLLVTQEGYAKRIPASSLRGANRGDLGTQALKFTSKTDNLAAMVIAMPSAGYANASAEVALVTNKERVVRIPVETVPLLNRDSKGESILQLNRDEKIMTVAPVR, from the coding sequence ATGGCAAAACAGTTAAACCTTCTCTCAACGGGAGAGGTAATCACAACCGCTCTGCACACCGAGATGCAACGGTCTTATCTAGAATATGCCATGAGTGTGATTGTCGGGCGGGCATTGCCAGACGCGCGTGATGGCTTAAAACCAGTGCATCGGCGCATTTTGTATGCCATGCACGAACTAGGTTTAACGCCCGATAGACCCTATCGCAAGTGTGCCCGTGTAGTGGGAGACGTGCTGGGTAAATATCATCCTCATGGCGACCAATCGGTTTATGACGCTTTAGTCAGACTGGTACAGGACTTTTCTAGCCGCTATCCCTTGTTAGCAGGGCATGGTAACTTTGGTAGCGTTGATAATGATCCGCCAGCGGCGATGCGCTACACAGAAACACGCCTGGCAGCGATTGGTCATGAGGGAATGCTGACAGAAATCGGTGAAGAAACCGTGGAATTTATCGGTAACTTCGATAATTCCCAACAAGAACCAACAGTACTCCCGGCGCAATTGCCATTTTTGTTGCTCAATGGCTGTTCTGGTATCGCCGTGGGCATGGCGACGAATATCCCGCCTCACAATTTAGGGGAATTGGTCGATGGCTTGATTGCTTTAATTGACCAACCAGATTTGACAGATGAAAAATTATTTGAGCTAATTCCGGGGCCAGACTTTCCCACTGGTGGCGAAATTGTCGGTGATTCTGGAATTCGGGAAGCATACACCACAGGTAAGGGTAGTATTGTGCTGCGGGGAGTCGCCACCCTAGAGGAAATTCCTGCTGCTAGGGGAAGCAAGCGACGGACAGCAATTATTATCACAGAATTACCTTATCAGGTGAATAAGGCAGGCTGGATTGAAAAAGTAGCAGACTTGGTGAATCAAAGTAAGCTGCAAGGGATTTCTGACTTGCGAGATGAAAGCGATCGCGAAGGGATGCGGGTGGTAATTGAACTCAAACGTGATACCAACCCCCAAGAAGTACTCCAGCATCTGTATCACCAAACCGCTTTACAAACTAACTTTGGGGCAATTCTCTTGGCTTTGGTAGATGGACAGCCCCGCCAGTTAAGCTTGCGTCAGCTATTGCAGGAGTTTTTGCACTTCCGAGAACATACCCTCAACCGCCGTTACGGTTACGAGTTGGGTAAAGCAGAAAATCGCCTGCATTTGGTAGAAGGCTTACTCTCAGCCTTGTCTAACGTTGATGAAGTCATTGAAATTTTGCGCCAATCTCCCGACGGTAGTACAGCAAAAATTACCCTCTGTAGCCGACTAGAATTAAGTGAGGTGCAAGCAGATGCTATTTTGGCTATGCCATTGCGACGGCTAACTGGTCTAGAACTGCAGAATTTACAGCAGGAGTTTGAGCAACTCACAGAGCAAATTACTTTGTTACGCAGATTACTGAGTGACAGGAAAGAATTACTGAAAGCACTGAAAAAAGACTTGCGATCGCTCAAGCGCAAGTACAACGATTCCCGTCGTACCAAACTAGCCCCCAGTAGTACTGAAACCAGAAAACAAGAATATTCCACGGGACGTTTACAAAAAGAGTCAGATGAAGATAATTCCCAATCCCAAATTTCCAATCTAAAATCCTCTGAGCCTCCAGAAGAAACAGTTCTAGAGTTTACGCAGCGCGGGTATGTTCGCCGTAGTTTGCCAAACGCCAAAAAGCCGAAAGCTGATAACGGTCTGCCAGATCATGACTTCCTCATCCAAACCGAGTTGACTGATACTGAGAAAGATTTGTTGATACTGACAAGTGGTGGTAAGGTTTACCCGGTGAAAGTAGGAGATATTCCCGCAGCAACTGGACGTTCTCCACGGCGCACACCGTTGATTACTATGCTCACTAATACGGCTCAAGTAGCCCAAGAAGCTGTTGTTAGCCGCTTTTTGCTACCAGATAATTCTCCAACCACGCAGATGATTCTCCTGACCAAACAGGGACGAATTAAGCGTTTGTCTTTAGAAGAATTTACTAACTTAACTCGTCGCGGGGTCACAATTGTGAAGCTTAAAGACGACGATGAATTATTGTTTACCCAGTTGACTAATATTGGTGAACATCTGATCGTCGCGAGTTCTGGCGGTCGGCTGTTAAGGTTTCCCGCCAATGATCAGGATCTGCCGGCGATGGGTCGGACAGCGATGGGATTACAAGCATTACGCCTGCGAAAATATGAGCAAATGGTTGGCTGTGTAACTGTCAGTAAAGATGACCAGTTATTGCTAGTGACTCAAGAAGGTTATGCCAAGCGGATACCAGCAAGTAGTTTAAGGGGTGCTAATCGGGGGGATTTAGGTACGCAAGCGCTGAAATTTACCAGCAAAACCGATAATTTAGCGGCTATGGTTATAGCGATGCCTTCGGCGGGCTACGCCAACGCCTCTGCTGAAGTGGCGCTAGTCACGAATAAAGAACGGGTAGTGCGGATACCTGTGGAAACAGTGCCTTTGTTGAATAGAGATAGCAAAGGTGAAAGTATCCTACAACTCAACCGCGATGAAAAAATCATGACTGTCGCCCCAGTGCGCTGA
- the rpoD gene encoding RNA polymerase sigma factor RpoD, with product MNQANNVLESIYQPDLEMINQPEIELEELLIDDEEDLLITDDGEIDEFLEPQSDEDDAKSGKAAKSRRRTQSKKKHYTEDSIRLYLQEIGRIRLLRADEEIELARKIADLLELERVREKLSEQLDRDPKDSEWAEAVQLPLPAFRYRLHVGRRAKDKMVQSNLRLVVSIAKKYMNRGLSFQDLIQEGSLGLIRAAEKFDHEKGYKFSTYATWWIRQAITRAIADQSRTIRLPVHLYETISRIKKTTKLLSQEMGRKPTEEEIATRMEMTIEKLRFIAKSAQLPISLETPIGKEEDSRLGDFIESDGETPEDQVSKNLLREDLEKVLDSLSPRERDVLRLRYGLDDGRMKTLEEIGQIFNVTRERIRQIEAKALRKLRHPNRNSVLKEYIR from the coding sequence ATGAACCAGGCTAACAACGTACTCGAAAGCATTTATCAGCCTGACCTAGAAATGATAAATCAGCCTGAGATCGAGTTAGAAGAACTCTTAATTGACGACGAAGAGGACTTGCTGATCACGGATGATGGCGAAATTGATGAGTTTTTAGAGCCTCAGTCTGATGAGGACGACGCAAAGTCTGGAAAAGCCGCTAAATCGCGTCGTCGGACACAAAGCAAGAAAAAGCACTATACCGAAGATTCGATTCGTCTTTACTTGCAAGAAATTGGCCGAATTCGCCTGTTGCGGGCAGACGAAGAAATTGAATTGGCGCGGAAAATCGCTGATTTGTTGGAATTAGAAAGGGTGCGGGAAAAACTTTCAGAACAGTTAGATCGTGACCCTAAGGATAGTGAATGGGCAGAAGCCGTACAACTACCATTACCAGCCTTTCGTTACCGCCTGCATGTTGGTCGCAGGGCGAAAGATAAGATGGTGCAATCTAACCTCCGCCTTGTGGTTTCAATTGCCAAGAAGTACATGAATCGGGGCTTGTCATTTCAAGATTTAATTCAAGAAGGTAGCCTTGGTTTGATTCGCGCTGCAGAAAAGTTTGACCACGAAAAAGGTTATAAGTTTTCTACATACGCCACATGGTGGATTCGTCAAGCAATTACCAGGGCTATAGCTGACCAATCTCGCACTATCCGTCTTCCTGTTCACCTATACGAAACCATCTCACGCATCAAGAAAACCACTAAGTTGCTTTCTCAAGAAATGGGTCGCAAACCTACTGAAGAAGAAATTGCTACCCGCATGGAAATGACCATTGAGAAGCTGCGGTTTATTGCTAAATCTGCCCAGTTACCTATTTCATTAGAAACACCTATTGGGAAAGAAGAAGACTCCCGATTGGGTGATTTTATTGAATCCGACGGTGAAACGCCAGAAGACCAAGTTTCCAAAAATCTTCTACGTGAAGATTTGGAAAAAGTCCTCGATAGTCTCAGCCCTCGTGAAAGAGATGTTCTCAGACTCCGCTACGGTTTAGATGACGGACGAATGAAAACTCTTGAGGAAATTGGACAAATTTTCAATGTCACCCGCGAACGGATTCGTCAAATCGAGGCGAAGGCACTCCGCAAACTACGCCACCCGAATCGCAACAGTGTTCTCAAGGAATATATTCGGTAG